One region of Microbacterium sp. M28 genomic DNA includes:
- a CDS encoding GTPase family protein encodes MTGPDASERVDPPHEVDGQPFLDATSEAKSRYGRFNLAVIGGTGVGKSSLVNAVFGRDLAKVGKGLPVTRGVHYHHDDSLGIWDIEGFEIGSAVPPGEQLKRHLETISQRTSAEQIAVVWYCVKANDDRLTPADIEMIRELDARGLPVILVLTKVDWARNPITGKYTAAKGLEEFVDWLEHPVDENGQPLAIPYERVMLTSTSDPNGKGKGHGLGELVAETLALSPEDAKDAFRIAQRLNLPWKREMVRPIIAGAAALAATAAATPIPVADAVALAPIQLGMMGRIATIYDLELKTMMSAGALAQLGVQISGQALTRSFIKLVPGVGSVVNAGVAGALTAATGEAWMRLCEQIYTGKIDPATLMDGVSDYLPNFFDVARKVMMQKTAKP; translated from the coding sequence ATGACCGGACCTGACGCCTCGGAACGAGTCGACCCACCTCACGAGGTTGACGGACAGCCGTTTCTCGACGCGACTTCCGAGGCGAAGTCCCGGTACGGCCGGTTCAACCTCGCCGTGATCGGTGGCACGGGTGTGGGCAAGTCCTCACTCGTGAACGCAGTCTTCGGTCGCGACTTGGCCAAGGTCGGCAAAGGCTTACCGGTGACTCGCGGCGTGCACTACCACCATGACGACTCGCTCGGCATCTGGGACATCGAAGGCTTCGAGATCGGTTCGGCCGTTCCTCCGGGCGAGCAGTTGAAGCGTCATCTGGAGACGATCTCCCAACGGACGTCTGCGGAGCAGATCGCGGTCGTCTGGTACTGCGTGAAAGCCAACGACGACCGCCTTACGCCCGCTGACATCGAGATGATCCGGGAATTGGATGCCCGCGGTCTGCCGGTGATCCTCGTCCTGACCAAAGTCGACTGGGCGCGAAATCCGATCACGGGCAAGTACACCGCGGCCAAAGGGCTGGAAGAGTTCGTCGACTGGTTGGAGCATCCGGTCGACGAGAACGGACAGCCGCTCGCTATCCCCTACGAGCGCGTCATGCTCACATCGACCAGCGATCCGAACGGGAAGGGCAAGGGCCATGGACTCGGTGAGCTTGTCGCGGAGACGCTCGCACTCTCCCCCGAAGACGCGAAGGACGCCTTTCGCATTGCTCAGCGGCTCAACCTCCCGTGGAAGCGCGAGATGGTGCGCCCCATCATCGCCGGAGCCGCAGCGCTCGCAGCCACGGCAGCGGCGACGCCCATCCCCGTCGCGGATGCGGTGGCCTTGGCGCCGATCCAGCTCGGAATGATGGGCCGCATCGCAACGATCTACGACCTGGAGCTCAAGACGATGATGTCTGCCGGGGCACTGGCCCAGCTCGGCGTGCAGATCTCTGGGCAGGCACTGACGCGCAGCTTCATCAAGTTGGTTCCGGGCGTCGGTAGCGTCGTGAACGCGGGCGTCGCCGGCGCACTCACCGCGGCCACCGGCGAAGCGTGGATGCGCCTCTGCGAGCAGATATACACGGGCAAGATCGATCCGGCGACCTTGATGGATGGCGTAAGCGACTACCTCCCGAACTTCTTCGATGTGGCCCGCAAAGTGATGATGCAGAAGACCGCCAAGCCCTGA
- a CDS encoding bleomycin resistance protein, with translation MTDHAVPNLPSRDFDATITFYGGFGFGLVHRDAGWLILRRRSLQLEFFAFPGLVPEESSFMCSIRVDDVDELYRQIRATGVIEASVGFPRLHPVEPQPWGQRAGFLVDPDGTQLNLIENVA, from the coding sequence ATGACCGACCACGCGGTGCCGAATCTGCCATCCCGCGACTTCGACGCCACGATCACGTTCTACGGAGGGTTCGGGTTCGGACTGGTCCATCGCGACGCTGGCTGGCTGATCCTCCGCCGCAGGTCGCTCCAGTTGGAGTTCTTCGCGTTTCCCGGCCTCGTGCCCGAGGAGAGTTCCTTCATGTGCAGCATCCGCGTCGACGATGTCGATGAGCTGTACCGGCAGATCAGGGCGACCGGGGTCATCGAGGCGTCCGTCGGGTTCCCTCGGCTGCACCCCGTGGAGCCTCAGCCTTGGGGGCAGCGAGCGGGCTTCCTCGTCGACCCGGATGGGACGCAGCTGAATCTGATCGAGAACGTCGCCTGA